The Athalia rosae chromosome 7, iyAthRosa1.1, whole genome shotgun sequence genome window below encodes:
- the LOC125501793 gene encoding KICSTOR subunit 2-like, whose product MDHEEEFLSNFFTLVSQLCFDKAKESVEKEKESCRSMQMGAWGMLLADLPQIAVAERSYADLGFFHTKNKGFLRKDNSLRAIYESSRTDLRRLEESTRGTYAIEATVAEVSGQLCQFVTARIQLIDFYEKMYSMGINSKAIKYQELLQVMTGIVDIHSLSCSHLSLIAIKTALTLECEILLELLNAQIEVQNWRFLPSLMALYGAQTRMSAWERTLQSKERIQFGSFFLFS is encoded by the exons ATGGACCACGAAGAGGAATTTTTaagcaattttttcaccctagTATCACAGCTATGTTTTGACAAGGCTAAGGAGTCAGTG gagaaagaaaaggaatcaTGTCGATCTATGCAGATGGGTGCGTGGGGTATGCTGCTTGCAGATTTGCCACAAATTGCTGTTGCGGAGAGATCATATGCAGACTTAGGCTTCTTTCACACAAAGAATAAAGGCTTTTTGAGAAAAGAC AATTCTCTTCGTGCAATATATGAATCATCCAGAACAGATCTTCGGAGGCTAGAAGAAAGTACACGAGGAACTTACGCAATCGAAGCAACTGTCGCAGAGGTCTCTGGTCAACTATGCCAGTTTGTTACTGCGAGAATACAACTCATAGATTT CTACGAGAAGATGTACAGTATGGGGATAAACAGCAAAGCGATAAAATATCAAGAACTCTTGCAAGTCATGACTGGAATTGTGGACATCCATTCATTGTCCTGTTCCCATTTGTCACTAATCGCCATCAAGACTGCCTTAAC TCTAGAATGTGAAATACTGCTTGAGCTATTAAACGCCCAAATCGAGGTTCAGAATTGGAGGTTCTTACCATCCCTGATGGCTTTGTATGGTGCCCAAACTCGAATGTCTGCGTGGGAAAGAACTCTGCAGAGTAAAGAG